TTGGTTTGAAAGGATTCCTGGGAAGGCATTACGTGAAATTAATTCACACACATCTACACATCTACCACCACCGTGATGCCGGCTCCAGATGAGAAGGACCGAGAGGCACATCTAGGTGGCCTAGGCCCTCCAACGGGATGCAGGTCTGCCCAACACCACATCCTGTGCTCCTCCAAGGACCCCCTTTCCAAACAAACCCAGTACCACAGAATACACAGGAGCAGAGCCACTGGGAAGGGTGCCAGGCCCCACCTGCCCAGGAGCAGAGCCTCTGGAAAGGGTGCCAGGCCCCACCTGCCCAGGAGCAGAGCTGCTGAGCCAGCGCTTGGCCACAGGTGGCTCCAGAGCCACAGCGGACACAAGGCTCTCGTGTAGCTCTCGGGCGCTGCCCTGCCACCTCAGGACCCGTCTCCATGCCTGATCCACAGAGGCCACTGCCCTCTCACATTGAACTTGCTCCTCTCAAGGCCATAAGCACTGTCCCCATCTTCCTGGGTCATGCCTGGCTGTGACACCTCATCTTCCTGGGGAATTAAGAGAGTGGAGCCAGCTGTTGTCTGCATCTGCCCCCGTGTCACCCATAACCAAACCAAGCTGTGACCCATCAGGGCCATGAGGGCGGGGCCCAGCAGGGCTAAAGCCAAGGGGTCGCCTGCCACCTGCCTGTGCAGAAGCTCCCCGTGGCTTCTTGAAGGCAGAACTCAGCTTTGTCTGGGGACCACGTCTCCCTGTGCCAGGGCCAGGAAAGCCATGTCTGTGGGCAAGATGACTTTCAGGACGCGCTCACAACACACGTTCTGTCCCTGACCTGTGTGCACTGACGACAATGGGACATCAGGGAAAAGCTTCCGCCCTCCTCAGCCGCACACGTCCCAGGCCAAGCCCAGCAGACTCAGCCTCCTCCTGCCTGCAACCTCCAAGGCTGCCTCCAGCAACCCAGGCCTAGCAGCGCTCCCCCCCGTGCTACGCGAGTGACGCGCTCAGGGCCACTAAGGGACACCCACTTACTGAGGAAATCAGGGCGCGGTGCTTCCAGGAGAGAGCTACCGGCACCGGGCGTGTTGGACGGTCACAGAGAAGGCACCTGAGCTCCCACGAAATGAGTGGCCGAGCAAGGAGCTGTggcctgcccagcccagccctcactGTCCCACCCAGAGCTGTCACGGTAGCCGGTGGAGAAGGGCTCTCTGCAATCTTAGGTCATTCCCTTTGGGAACGTCTCTGTCCCTAGAAACACAGCCCATCAACTCCCACCAGCTCCTGCACCTTCTGGGCCCCACTGGGGACCCGGGTGGCTGGGCCACTGGCCCCGTCTATGGCCCTCCCACAGGAAGGTGAATGCTGTGGAAGGCTTGTGCCAAGGTTTCTCAGGGTCTCCAGGTAAGCACGGAGTCTGAGAGGACAGAAGCCCGGGGCAGCGGGGACTCAGAGCCCACCGGGTCTCCCAAGAGGGAGCGGGCTGCAGCCAGGCAGCACTCACGTGTTGCACACGGCCATGGTCTGGCATGCCTCTCCTGTGCAGAACTCCGAGATGGTGCTATACTGCAGGTTGATGTGGTGGAAAAATGTCGTGgctggaagagaagagaaggagccaGATGTGAAAAACCCCAGAGCCGAGCCGCCCGGTCCACCCTGCTTCCAGCAACAGGTGCAGGAGCTCGGCTGGGTGAGCTCTGCCTGTCCATGGCCACTCTCTCCCCACAAGGCAGGGGGCTGCTGAGCACAGCTGCGGGGGTCCTCCTTGAGGAGGGGCTTCGAGGAGGAgcggggaggagggaaggggaccCCGCCCCAGGCCCCTGCGCACTGTTGCTGGCCAGCCACTCGTTAAGGTCGATCTCGCGGGGCAGCACCACCAGCTCCTTGAACTGGAAGTCGGTGATCCTGGCCTTGGTGTGCTCAGGCTCCAGGTAGGCCTTCCTCTCCTCCGCAGCAGGCTTCTTGCCATTGGGCTTGGCTTTGGACTTCCTGCCAAGAGAGGAGACATGGTGTGGTCACTGCATGCCCATCAGACCCAGGGCCTGCCCACAGGGTCACTTTTGGCCAGCGCAGGTGTAGCGGCAGCTGCCCGAGCCCATCGGGGCAACCCTGACTCCCTGCCAGGCTCCAAGGACACCAACGGGACATCAACGGTGAGGCTGCTCCGCAGAGGAGCCAGTGGAGCTGCCCTGCATGGCGCCTCCAGGGAAGAAGGGCTGGCGCTCCCACTTGCCACCACAGGCCCCTGCACAGACAGCATCTTCACCCCTCACCACCTCCTCCAACCAGGGAGGGGCCGAGGATTAGGGCCCCCATCGCCCACCTTCCAGTTTTCCAGTGCTCTTGGAAGGACGGGCGAAGCAAACCCTCTCACTCCTGGCTTCTTTTGAGTTGGCcggcctgcccctgcccctggtGGCCCTGGTGAAAACATACCGCAGGCCTTGTGAAGGGCACCTGCCTTCCTGGCTGGCCTGACAGCACAGGGCCCCTGGCATCAGGCGGCAGCCTGGCCTGCAGCTCCAGTGTCCCTGTTGTCCACCAGGCCTGGGGAGGCCACAGGGTGATGGGGATGGGGGACAAAGGTCTTTGCAGCAACCTGACCTTgtccttatttttttcctttcttgttttgaaAAGCTGCTAATGGTttatttaagagagaaaaatgcTCCCTGACTGCCAGGGAAATGTTTCCCTTCAGCTTCTCACAGCAGATCTTCGCCTTAAAAGGCGACCAGCGCAGGCCTCTGGGGGCAGTGCTGGAGCGGCCAGAGCCAGGcagtggcaggggcaggggcaggggcaggggcagggcccacGGGCCCCGGCGCTCCCACTCCGCCATCCCTCCAGAGCACAGGGCGTGGGGTCTGAGGAAAAGGAGGTGTAGGTGTGGATGGACCACATGCAGCGTAGGCACTCGGGGTCCCCATGGTACAGGGGTGGGACAGACCGGGACTCGAGCTTCCGTGTAGCCTACAGCCCCTCGCCCCAGTACAGCGAGGCACCCAGACTCCACACCAGCCTCTGCCAGGCCATGCCCAGTGTGTCCACCACAGGGAAGGCTCTCCCCATGACGCTGGGCCTGGCTCTGACCAGGAGGCAGGCCTGCACCTCCCTGCCTTGAGCACTCACGGCAGACCACACCCCCCGAGGCAGCGACAGCCTGGGCTTGGCCTTCCCATTTGGAGGGGTGGGTTGCAGTGGGGGCCCAGGCTGCCAAGTGGGCTACAAGCCATCTCCCTGCTCTGTGTCTTAGGAGCTGTGTCAATAGGCAAGCTCCTGGTGGGGGTTACCTGGCGGTCATGCAGGGCTGCCAGCAGGAGCAGCTGTCAGCTCGCTCACTCTCAGGGTGTGCCCCAGGGCCCACTAAGGGAAGCTGCCCTACTGACAGTTCCTGCCCTCTCGCCAGCCTTCCAGGCCGGGGCTACCTTCCATCTCTGGTCCTCAGAGAGGGTTGGGCAGGGCGGAGCCTGGAGACCTGGCTTCCCTCTCCCAGGCTCTGGCTGTGGTCAGGAGTGACCAGCACtggcgcctcagcctccctgcctcTTCCCATCCGCACCTGCTCTCCTAGCACACAGAAGAAAACTGTGCACCAGGCCCCCCAGGCTGGGCCTCCCCAAGCTGCTCCCCCAGTTTCACCCTGTCCCCAGGACCCAGGGCTGGCCGGGCCCTGGAGCTTGGTGCACTGTGAGACAAGCCTCCTGCGAGCCCACCTTCTTTGGACCTGGTCACTCATTCCAATGGGGCAGGAGGACAGGCACTGACCCAAAGGTAGTAGGACCAAGGGGATGCGCAGGACACGGCCTCTGCTCCAGGAAGGGCTATGCGGGCACCAACAGAGGGACTTCCACGGGAGAGCCCCAAACGCCTGGCAGCACCCACGTCTCCCTCACCTCAAGTGCCCTCCTTCCCAGAAGAGCAGGCTCTCAGCGaaggcccaggcccaggcaggAAGCAGTCACCCTGAGGCAGCCCATTGCTCGGTCCAAGCCAGCAGCAGTTGCTGAGGAAGCCTTAGAGCACAGGACACCTCTGCAGCGCCCTCCTCGTCCTTAGTCACTCTTGGCTTTGCCCAGCGGAGAAAACAGATCTCTGCTGCGCCCCCCGCAGGCTCACAGGCTCTGAAACAGGCTCTGTGCCGTCCAGGCCCAGGGGTCTGCCCAGTCACGGCCTCAGTGGCCCAGCTGCCCCTCACCCAGGGAAGTGCCGAGGCCCTGCACCCTGCTCCCAGGAGCCTGGGGGCACAGAAAGACCAAGTCCTTGGATGTGGAGGGAGGACTAAGGGAGCAGGCCCCGGCCACAGGCAGGACAGAGATGGCACTGAAGGGACCAGGGAGTGGACACTGGACCTCAGCCCACCCACAGGGCTGCTGTGACCACTTGGAAGAAGCAGAAAGGCAGATGGTGCATGCACAACCCCCAAAACAAAGTCCCTCACACTGTTCCCAGTCCAACAGGTGGGCTCTGAGTCTGGGTCCCGCCTGGCGGCACCACgcacttgggaggggctgggCCGGAAAGAaccacctcactcctgcctcCCACACACTCACCAGACTCACCCTCCTCCCTGCTCcagatgccctgccctgcctgccacAGGGGTCTGCACCCTGCTTGTGGGCACCAGCTGCTGCTCTGCCAACTTGCCCATCTTACACCAAGCCTAGCAAATTTCTCCTGGTCCTTTAAGAGCCTGTCAAATGCCACCCTCCCCATTCTCGCCAGTGGTACCCATGATACTGTGCCAGTCAGCCTCCTTGTCACCCAGCAAGCACGTAACCGATCCCTACTGGGAAGAGAGGCAATCCCTGCTGGACACGAATTTGGTGGGCAGGGGAAGGGGCACAGGGAGACATCAGTGCTGCTGAGCTCCTGTGGAGAATGCAGACAGCCACACAGTCACCACACAGGGGGCCTCGCCCTGCCAACAGCAGGTGCACACTGCTTCACAGGCAGGGGGAGCTGGGGAGTGGGCTGGGAGCTGCCCACTCCTCGTCCACCCTGAGGGACGAGGACAGCACAACCAAGTGCCCCGCGCCTGTGCCACGAGCAATCAACTTCATTATCACAGGGACGGGACCCTGGCCAGGCCCCACGGCCCACAGGAATGGGGTGCTCCCAGGCTCAGGGACCCCCACTCACCCAGAGCGCACTTGCTGTGGAAGTCAAGAGAAGCCTGCAGATCCTGAGGTGGgtgggcagcagcagcaggtggCCCTCGTCTGGCACTTCCCACCACAGGTCAATGCCAAGCGGTGGGGCAGGCACCAGGGGCCCAGAAATGCAAGTCCCCAAGCCCAGGCCTGGAAAAATACGGTGACCAGGCAGGGTGTGGGGTGCAGGAGAGAAAGGCCCGCAGGCACCGCCTCCGAGGAGGGCGTGGTCCTTGGACCCCACTCAGCCTTCTGCACCAGGCCCCTCGCGCTGCTTGGTCGGGGTGAGTGTCAGTGCTGGCTGGTCCGCCCAGAGCCTGAAAGTCAAGGCTCCCAGTGACCCCTTTCCCCAAGACCCGGCCAGGCAGAGCCCCCAGCAGCCACCCAGGGCTCAGCACACCTTGCTGCCCAGGGTGCACGCCACGGGCGCCTCCCGTCACCCCAACATGCAGGGGAGGGCATCACATGCTGGGGTGCTTggcaccacccccacccctacaTTTCTGATGTGGCCTTCTGGATgttgggtggggcctgagaactACATTTCTAATACAGTGTTCTAACCCAAGTTCTCCCTGGGTGCTAACCCCACTTCCGTCACAAGGCCTCAGGCCGAGGGGTGGGAAGGCCCCCGGAGCCCCTGTCCATCTCTCAGCACAGCCTGCACTTCCCACAGGCTTCAGCCAGCCGGAAGCTGTGGAGTGTGACTTCTTCTCTTCTGAGTTTAACTGTCTGCCCCCGCAGACAGGTCAGCAGCCCCAGACATAGCGAGCTTTCACCAGCCTACTGTGCCCTCCGCAGAGAGGCCCACTGAGAATGAAAAAGCCAAGATGGCACAAGGAATGCCTGCAGACACCTCAGACCAAACGTCCACACAGGCAGGTGCCGCTGCTGTGCTAGAACCTCAGCCCCACGTGGCTGCCATGCTCTGCTGCGCCTCTGCCCCTCCACGCGTCCGGctcccagccagggtgaagctcCAAGCGTCCGGCTCCCATCACTTCCCTTGAAACCTCCCTAAGCCCCAGGGAAGGGACTCTGCCCGTCTTCCTTAGGGCCTGGCTGGGCTCCAGGCCTGCCTCTGTGTTGCCTGTGGAGCTGGTTTCAGCATTTGGCCTCAGACACAAACACgctggcacacacacacgcacacatgccaGTCCCCTCACACCACTGATGTCAGGCACCGTTCCTGATTTGAACTCAACGAGTTCTGCCAACCTGCCCACACATTTCCAAAACCTCCCAGTTTCACCTTAAGATAGGACATCTTCGGCAGGGTCCCCGGGAGGCACCCTTGCGTCTACTTGTGGAGTCCTCCGTGTTGAACGCACAGGTGATCAGGAGACAGGGAAGGAACCCATGAAGAGAAAGATGGAGCCAGGTGCCCAGGGACAGGCAGAGGCACGGAGATGCAGACGCGTGCCACAGCCCCCGCCCCTGGAGGGCACGTCCAGCAGGCCACGCTCGCCTCACACCCCTACCAGGCAACCCCACCAGGGAGGACGCGCCCACTGCTGCAGCTGGCTGTGCCTGCCCCACTCCCCTGGCCCCTCATGCCCACACACAGGTAGGTGCagaccccccccacacacaggtGCACGCGCCCACACACGGGCGCACATTCCCACACACGCCTGTGCACACACCCAGCTGAGTGGTGTGGACAGGGAGGCACCCCTGCAGCAGGTCAGAGAAAGTACAGGTAAGAAAAGTCAAAATGGATTTTCCGGCAACATCCCTATGGCAGCCAGCACAAAACCAGGTACCCAGGAGCCCCATGCCACTTCTCTGGACAAGGCCACACAAGGACAGGCTCCAGGTCACCTCTGCCTGAGTGGCTGAAGCCCCTGCCCAGGGCACAAGCAGCCGAGGGCTGGGACAAAGACAGGCACACCTGCTGGTGGCGGAGGCACCACACCCTGCGGGCTGCGGGCGGACGCGGCAGGCTCCTGCGCTGGCAAGGTGGGTCAGCCCTGAAGGCCGAGGACACCGAGCCCTGCTCCTCTCCCACAGAGCAGCAGGAAGTGCAGGCGGCTAAGGAAAGCTCGACTCGGCAGGGCTCCAGAGCAAACCCGCCAGGCTGGCCCGGGACTGCACAGCTGCCTCTGCCCTGGACAGCATGCCGGTTGCCCGGCACAGCTTGCTGCACAGCCGCCGGCCACACAGGGAGGGCAGCCATGGACACAGTCCGCTGCCTCCCCAGCCTGACGTCCTGGGGGCAAGAacaggacagacagacagatgtcCTACACACCGCTCCCCCAGCCAGGCCAGCAGGTGTTACCTGAGCATTTTGCTGACAGCCTGAAGCACCATTTTGCAGCAGAGTCCAGTTTGCGGGGACTGGCTGGGCAGGGCTTGGTCTTCAGGGAGACTGCAGTGGTCTCCCAGCATGATGTGGGcgatggggaggtggggagggcagttgaggggaggtgaggaggggaggtgaggaggggaggtggggcGGGGTGCTGGCTGGCCAGCACTCACAAGTGCCTGCTGCCGGGCCCTGCAGCCTCTCTCGGCCCTCCACCCTCACTCCCTGACCAATGGGACGCCTGGCAGAGACAAACAGCTGCTCCCTTTCCAGAGGCAAGGGCCGGCCAAGGCTGGTTAAATAAGGGAGCATCTGAATCGGCCTTTCCAAAGTGGCACAGCTGTCAGAAAAGGCGGTGGGGGTGGGACCAGAAGGGAAGGGACAGGGCCGTCCTCGGCCTGCAAGAAGGACCCATCAGAGAGGTCCCGGGGTCCACCTCAAGGTCCTCTGGTGCCAAGCCCCCAGGAAAGCCCTTCTGAACACAGGTAGCAGCTCTGCTGATGAGCTCCAGGTTGATGGCACCCCCTCACCCTTGTccggcccagcccagcccagtcaCTACTCGGGCTGGGGACAGACAAGATGGGCCGCCCTGCCCTGCAGTGTGTACACAACTGGAGGCACTCAAAGTGGCTCTCCCACTGGATGGCCCTGGGGAGAGACGGGGCCAACCAGCTTCTGGGGTGCCTGGACGGTGCTGGGCTGAGGCTGCGGCCAGCCAGGGCCACAGGGCACCCAGCCCAACAGAAACGCCCAGAGCAGCTCCCCATGGGGGCACACGGAGGGGCACGGCCCTGGCCTTCCTTCTGGCTGGCCTGCACACAGTAAGACCGCCACGCCCCGAAAATGCAAACACCTGAGAGGACAATGTTGTCTCCTCGTCCTGAGTCAGTGTGGACCCCACTGGCAGCGACAGCCCCTGACAACACGGGCTCATCAGAAGCCCCACCCACCCACATGGGAGCCGTACTTCCTGTGCTTCCTGCCAATCAAGAGACCCCAGCATCTCCAGCCACTGCCCCTCAGAAGCTGTCCCAGCACCTCTGTCGGTGTGAAGCCCTGCAGGAGTCAGGACACAGCCCGCAGCACCGGCTGCTGCGGGGAGCACACGGCCATCAGGAAAGCAGCCAGGGCTCACCCCTATCAACACCAGCCACCATGGGAGCTGTGGTGTCTCgactgcatgcacacacacagcctggGCGCACGGGGAGATGGCCAGCACAGACACACTCTCCAGGAGCCACGGCGGAGGAGGATGGCCCCAGGCCAGCCCCGCCTCCctaagcagcagcagcagcagcagcagcagcaggcccAACAGGCTGCAGTTTCATTTTCCCCACTAGGCCAGTCCCTAAGCCACGCTCTGAGCAGTGCGGAACTCGTCTCTACAGAACGAACAGCCCGGTGAGGCTCAGGATGTCCACGTGCCCATGGGCCTTCCTCTGCCCTGACAAGGCCA
This portion of the Macaca mulatta isolate MMU2019108-1 chromosome 14, T2T-MMU8v2.0, whole genome shotgun sequence genome encodes:
- the MOB2 gene encoding MOB kinase activator 2 isoform X4, which produces MLGDHCSLPEDQALPSQSPQTGLCCKMVLQAVSKMLRKSKAKPNGKKPAAEERKAYLEPEHTKARITDFQFKELVVLPREIDLNEWLASNTTTFFHHINLQYSTISEFCTGEACQTMAVCNTQYYWYDERGKKVKCTAPQYVDFVMSSVQKLVTDEDVFPTKYENSPAPLSPWCGRSADTCSTCWRTSTGPTSRRRWPWSCTDT